Proteins encoded together in one Polaribacter reichenbachii window:
- a CDS encoding cytochrome c oxidase subunit II: MLALFYIFIGVAIGVSVWQITRILNFRTVIANDEDNAKQGKYALYFMVFLYAIMIYCLIALNVLMLPESASIEGEHDDRLFNITFWLIGVVQFIMQFLIFFFTFKYRGNKNNKAKFYSDSHQLELIWTVTPAVVLVGLIGYGLWQWNNVMDLSDEDAIEIEVYAQQFRWDARYAGDDNSLGRGNVNYIKGINTMGVDMNDKNSLDDKQVTELYLPKGKKVHFKFRSQDVLHSAYMPHFRAQMNCVPGMVTEFGFTPKYTTEEMRQQSEVVAKTKGINKIRAAKGEDLYEFDYLLLCNKICGASHYSMQMKITVVEQEEYDKWIAEQPTLASVIK, encoded by the coding sequence ATGCTAGCTCTATTTTATATTTTTATAGGTGTTGCAATAGGTGTAAGTGTTTGGCAAATAACTAGAATTTTAAATTTTAGAACGGTTATTGCAAACGATGAAGACAATGCGAAACAAGGTAAATATGCACTTTATTTTATGGTATTTTTATATGCTATAATGATTTATTGCTTAATTGCTTTAAATGTTTTGATGTTACCTGAATCTGCTTCTATTGAAGGAGAACATGACGATAGATTATTCAATATTACATTTTGGTTAATAGGTGTTGTTCAGTTTATTATGCAATTTTTAATTTTCTTCTTTACTTTTAAATATAGAGGAAACAAGAATAACAAAGCAAAATTTTATTCTGATAGTCATCAATTAGAATTAATATGGACAGTTACTCCTGCAGTGGTTTTAGTTGGTTTAATTGGTTATGGTTTATGGCAATGGAATAATGTGATGGATTTATCTGATGAAGATGCAATAGAAATTGAAGTGTATGCACAACAATTTAGATGGGATGCAAGATACGCAGGAGATGATAATTCTTTAGGTAGAGGAAATGTAAACTACATTAAAGGAATCAATACAATGGGTGTTGATATGAATGATAAAAATTCTTTAGACGATAAACAAGTTACAGAATTGTATTTGCCAAAAGGTAAAAAAGTACACTTTAAGTTCCGTTCTCAAGATGTATTACATTCAGCTTATATGCCTCACTTTAGAGCACAAATGAATTGTGTTCCTGGTATGGTTACTGAATTTGGTTTTACACCAAAATATACAACCGAAGAAATGAGACAGCAGTCTGAAGTTGTTGCTAAAACAAAAGGAATTAATAAAATTAGAGCTGCTAAAGGAGAAGATTTATACGAATTTGATTACTTATTATTATGTAATAAAATTTGTGGAGCATCACATTATAGTATGCAAATGAAAATTACAGTTGTTGAGCAAGAAGAGTATGATAAATGGATTGCAGAACAACCAACTTTAGCTTCAGTTATTAAATAA
- a CDS encoding quinol:cytochrome C oxidoreductase produces the protein MYQFSGKLKTFSLALIALGLIGIVISFASAPSTIDEAKEIIAHQSSHGDSHGSSHDVKEEAHSEASVDNHSVEKAHSADHKNDAYAEESAHGSNHDDAHAEHVLHQLQNKPWSALYVSLFFFLGISLLVLAFYAAQRVAQSGWSIVLFRVMEAITANLVPTSIIMVVVVIAAAMHMNHLFPWMAEGVFDPTSPNYDPIVDGKSWWMNVPGWTIRSIVYLAIWNAYRWFIRRNSIKEDTANDGYKTFKLNYNVSVGFIFLFMLTESMMSWDWIMGLDPHWFSTLFGWYVLASLLVSALTVIAFVTIYLRSKGALPAVNDSHIHDLAKFMFGFSVFWTYLWFAQFMLIWYADIPEETTYFVARFNEYKLPFLGMVVMNFIFPILLLLNSDFKSMPWFVIIGGIVILSGHYVDIFVMVMPATVGAQWSFGIPEFSALLFFLGIFIFTVFSAFAKASPIPKGNPYLEESEHFHYYNIEHRGEGSDHH, from the coding sequence ATGTATCAATTCTCAGGTAAATTAAAAACATTCTCATTAGCACTAATTGCATTAGGTTTAATAGGAATTGTAATAAGTTTTGCTTCTGCTCCATCTACTATAGATGAGGCTAAAGAAATTATTGCACATCAATCTTCTCATGGCGATAGTCACGGAAGTTCTCATGATGTTAAAGAAGAAGCTCATTCAGAAGCTTCAGTAGATAATCATAGTGTAGAGAAAGCTCATTCAGCTGATCACAAAAATGATGCTTATGCTGAAGAAAGTGCTCATGGAAGTAATCATGATGATGCCCATGCAGAACACGTTTTGCATCAATTGCAAAATAAGCCTTGGTCTGCTTTATATGTTTCTTTGTTTTTCTTTTTAGGAATTTCATTATTAGTTTTAGCATTTTACGCAGCACAAAGAGTTGCGCAATCAGGTTGGTCTATCGTTTTATTTAGAGTGATGGAAGCCATTACTGCGAATCTTGTACCAACTTCTATTATTATGGTAGTTGTAGTTATAGCTGCAGCAATGCATATGAATCATTTGTTTCCTTGGATGGCAGAAGGTGTTTTCGATCCAACAAGTCCAAATTATGATCCTATTGTTGATGGTAAATCTTGGTGGATGAATGTGCCAGGATGGACAATTAGAAGTATCGTTTATTTAGCAATATGGAATGCTTATAGATGGTTTATCCGTAGAAATTCAATCAAAGAAGATACTGCAAACGATGGTTATAAAACATTTAAGTTAAATTATAATGTATCTGTAGGATTTATTTTTCTGTTTATGTTAACAGAGTCTATGATGTCATGGGATTGGATTATGGGATTAGATCCTCACTGGTTCTCAACATTATTTGGTTGGTATGTTTTAGCAAGTTTACTAGTAAGTGCATTAACAGTTATTGCTTTTGTAACTATTTATTTACGTTCTAAAGGAGCTTTACCAGCTGTAAATGATAGTCATATTCATGATTTAGCGAAATTTATGTTCGGTTTTTCTGTATTCTGGACATACTTATGGTTCGCTCAATTTATGTTAATTTGGTATGCAGACATTCCTGAAGAAACTACTTACTTTGTAGCAAGATTCAATGAATACAAATTGCCATTTTTAGGTATGGTAGTTATGAACTTTATATTCCCAATTTTACTATTATTAAATAGTGATTTTAAGAGTATGCCTTGGTTTGTAATTATTGGTGGAATTGTAATTTTATCTGGTCATTATGTAGATATATTTGTTATGGTTATGCCAGCAACTGTAGGTGCTCAATGGTCTTTCGGAATTCCAGAATTTAGTGCTTTACTTTTCTTTTTAGGTATATTTATATTTACAGTATTTAGTGCATTTGCAAAAGCAAGCCCTATACCAAAAGGAAACCCATATTTAGAAGAAAGTGAACATTTCCACTATTACAATATAGAACATAGAGGAGAAGGATCAGATCATCATTAA
- a CDS encoding c-type cytochrome, with the protein MKNFKLFIALIVFASIISCNNKRKPQLEYMPDMYVSVPYDANGAEGINNKPVNSEPVAGTIPRGGHPAYDIPDTAEGYDKAKAELKNPLEASEENLEKGKALYEIYCISCHGKKGDGNGYLSQAEKFEGIPSYKDRDINAGSIYHVIMHGKNLMGSHSSQLTYNERWQIIHYVENLRAEL; encoded by the coding sequence ATGAAGAATTTTAAATTATTTATCGCTTTAATAGTTTTTGCAAGTATTATATCTTGTAACAACAAAAGAAAACCACAATTAGAATATATGCCAGATATGTATGTATCTGTACCATATGATGCTAATGGAGCTGAAGGAATAAACAATAAGCCTGTAAATAGTGAGCCAGTTGCTGGTACTATACCAAGAGGTGGTCATCCTGCTTATGATATTCCAGATACTGCAGAAGGTTATGATAAAGCAAAAGCTGAATTAAAAAATCCTTTAGAAGCTTCTGAAGAGAATTTAGAAAAAGGTAAAGCGCTTTACGAAATATATTGTATTTCTTGTCATGGTAAAAAAGGTGATGGAAATGGATATTTATCTCAAGCAGAAAAATTCGAAGGAATACCAAGTTATAAAGATAGAGACATAAACGCAGGGAGTATTTATCATGTTATTATGCATGGAAAAAATTTAATGGGTTCTCATTCATCTCAATTAACTTATAACGAACGTTGGCAGATAATTCATTACGTAGAAAATTTACGCGCTGAATTATAA
- a CDS encoding DUF3341 domain-containing protein yields the protein MESSKVIHAFYNDDEIVLDAVKSVKADGHHIEEVFCPFPVHGLDKAMGLAPTKLAITAFFYGITGLSVAIWMTNYMMIQDWPQDIGGKPSFSWAENMPAFVPIMFELTVFFAAHLMVITFYMRSRIWPFKKAENPDPRTTDDHFLMEIPVHNNVEELTALLEKTGAVEINVVDKH from the coding sequence ATGGAATCATCAAAAGTTATTCACGCATTTTATAATGATGACGAAATTGTATTAGATGCAGTTAAGTCTGTTAAAGCAGATGGTCATCACATAGAAGAAGTATTTTGTCCATTTCCTGTGCACGGTTTAGACAAAGCAATGGGTTTAGCACCAACTAAATTAGCCATTACTGCATTCTTTTATGGAATTACTGGTTTGTCTGTGGCAATTTGGATGACAAACTATATGATGATTCAAGATTGGCCACAAGATATTGGTGGTAAACCAAGTTTTTCTTGGGCAGAAAATATGCCTGCTTTTGTGCCAATTATGTTCGAATTAACGGTGTTTTTTGCAGCTCACTTAATGGTAATTACTTTTTATATGAGAAGTAGAATATGGCCTTTTAAGAAAGCAGAAAACCCAGATCCAAGAACTACAGACGATCATTTTTTAATGGAAATCCCTGTACATAATAATGTTGAAGAATTAACAGCATTATTAGAAAAAACAGGAGCTGTAGAAATTAATGTAGTAGATAAGCACTAA
- the nrfD gene encoding NrfD/PsrC family molybdoenzyme membrane anchor subunit, with amino-acid sequence MSHYEAPIREPLVLGDKSYHDITEDIAKPIEGKANKNWYIAFYISLAAMLWGFGCIFYTVGTGIGVWGLSKNIGWAWDITNFVWWVGIGHAGTLISAVLLLFRQKWRMAINRSAEAMTIFAVFQAGLFPIIHMGRPWNGYWVLPIPNQFGSLWVNFNSPLLWDVFAISTYLSVSLVFWWTGLLPDFAMIRDRAVKPFQKKIYALLSFGWSGRAKDWQRFEEVSLVLAGLATPLVLSVHTIVSMDFATSINPGWHSTIFPPYFVAGAIFSGFAMVQTLLGIMRKVTNMEEYITRLHVEYMNIVIILTGGIVAVAYATEFFIAWYTGSPYENYTYLSVGAATGPYAWAFYSLLFFNILTPQLLWFKKIRRSFIWSFIISIFINIGMWFERFDIIAIVLSKGHLPSTWWRFEPTFVDVGIFIGTIGFFFVLFLLYARTFPVIAQAEVKTILKSSGEFYKKRREQGIPTKPAIIVTAKEGSTDKKDKE; translated from the coding sequence ATGTCTCATTACGAAGCACCCATAAGGGAACCTTTAGTATTAGGTGATAAAAGTTACCATGATATTACCGAAGACATTGCTAAGCCAATAGAAGGTAAAGCAAATAAGAATTGGTATATCGCATTTTATATTTCTTTAGCTGCAATGCTTTGGGGATTTGGATGTATCTTTTATACAGTTGGAACAGGTATTGGAGTTTGGGGATTAAGCAAGAACATTGGTTGGGCTTGGGATATCACAAACTTTGTATGGTGGGTAGGTATTGGTCATGCAGGAACATTAATTTCTGCTGTACTTTTATTATTCCGTCAAAAATGGAGAATGGCCATAAACCGTTCTGCAGAAGCAATGACAATTTTTGCCGTTTTTCAAGCAGGATTGTTTCCAATAATTCACATGGGTCGTCCTTGGAATGGATATTGGGTATTACCAATTCCAAATCAATTCGGATCATTATGGGTTAACTTTAACTCACCATTATTATGGGATGTATTTGCAATCTCAACTTATTTATCTGTATCATTGGTTTTCTGGTGGACAGGTTTATTACCAGATTTTGCAATGATTCGTGATAGAGCTGTAAAACCTTTCCAAAAGAAAATATATGCATTATTAAGTTTTGGTTGGTCTGGTAGAGCTAAAGATTGGCAACGTTTCGAAGAAGTATCTTTGGTACTTGCAGGTTTAGCAACTCCATTAGTACTTTCTGTACATACTATTGTATCTATGGATTTTGCTACATCAATCAATCCAGGTTGGCACTCAACAATCTTTCCACCTTATTTCGTAGCAGGAGCAATCTTTTCTGGATTTGCAATGGTACAAACGTTATTAGGGATTATGAGAAAGGTTACTAATATGGAAGAGTATATTACACGTTTACACGTAGAATATATGAACATTGTAATTATCTTAACTGGTGGAATTGTAGCTGTAGCGTATGCAACTGAATTTTTTATTGCTTGGTATACAGGATCACCTTATGAAAACTATACCTATTTATCTGTAGGTGCTGCAACAGGACCTTATGCTTGGGCTTTTTATTCATTATTATTCTTTAACATTTTAACGCCTCAGTTATTATGGTTTAAGAAAATTAGAAGAAGTTTTATATGGTCTTTTATCATTTCAATATTCATTAATATTGGTATGTGGTTTGAGCGTTTTGATATTATTGCAATTGTATTAAGTAAAGGTCATTTACCATCAACTTGGTGGCGTTTTGAGCCAACTTTTGTAGATGTTGGTATCTTTATAGGAACAATAGGATTTTTCTTTGTATTATTCTTATTATATGCAAGAACATTCCCAGTTATCGCGCAAGCAGAGGTTAAAACAATTTTGAAATCTTCTGGTGAATTTTACAAGAAGAGAAGAGAACAAGGTATACCAACTAAGCCAGCTATTATTGTAACTGCAAAAGAGGGTAGTACTGATAAAAAAGATAAAGAATAA
- a CDS encoding TAT-variant-translocated molybdopterin oxidoreductase produces MASNKKYWKSVEELKDSSIVETLSKNEFVEEIPTDQFLGDKETLENSSTSRRDFLKYVGFTTAAASLAACEGPVRKSIPYVVRPNDIIAGVADWYATSIADGYDFANVLVKTREGRPIQIMPNKDANGTTSARVQASVLSLYDEKLRLKEPTKAGEVISWADADKEIAQKLNSLKEAGKPVVLLTGTMASPSTDKIVSEFIAANPNVKHVVYDAVSESGAADAMLAMYGKRVLPNYHLDKAKTIVSFGADFLGDFHGGFEKSFMQGRDPKTGHMSYHVQFESNMSLTGANSDKRVVLKPSDQVFALLNLYSAITGNAVSSKSTPVDAEVKRMAAELKKAGSKAVVLTGLNDKNAQLVAFAINEALNSEIFDTKNTLNIRQGNDVEVAQLVSDMKSGKVAGLISYNVDPVYTLPNASAFADGLKKLELSVALSTENTATADISNFALPAPHFLESWGDTQFNAVTYGLMQPTIQPLFNTRQFQDTLLKWSGSATKYYDYLKTYAADNVLGGSSWNTALHNGFFTTELVAEESTFETTVSVADAANQLASSAKKATGFELNLYTKTGLGDGKQANNPWLQEFPDPITRASWDNYLTISIADAKELEFENPVKDNGAIDGDFAKVTVNGVEVTVPVMIQPGQAKGSVGLALGYGKTFGLKEEMQVGVNAYPLYNGGNNIQYNVKIEKVSGTHKFACTQVQKTIAGRHDILKVASLKEYNTVAPKDHHHGWNKPSMVSYDHQEVEANTIDLWDEHNREVGHHFNLSIDLTSCTGCGACVVACHAENNVPVVGKNEVRVGRDMHWLRIDRYYSSEVETREDAKELGLSRGDTYRALETEAENPEVTFQPMMCQHCNHAPCETVCPVAATSHGRQGQNQMAYNRCVGTRYCANNCPYRVRRFNWFNYANNNEFDFNMNNEYGKMVLNPDVVVRSRGVMEKCSMCIQMTQATILKAKKEGRPVNTDEFETACSSACTTGAMVFGDVNNKEDQVAALAEDKRAYNVLDYLQTKPNVIYQVKIKNTNEA; encoded by the coding sequence ATGGCTTCAAACAAAAAATACTGGAAAAGTGTTGAGGAACTAAAAGATAGTTCTATTGTTGAAACGCTGAGTAAAAATGAGTTTGTAGAAGAAATTCCTACAGATCAGTTTTTAGGTGATAAAGAAACATTAGAGAATTCTTCTACTTCTCGTAGAGATTTCTTAAAGTATGTTGGCTTTACTACTGCAGCAGCTTCTTTAGCGGCTTGTGAAGGTCCTGTTAGAAAGTCTATACCTTACGTTGTAAGACCAAATGATATTATTGCAGGAGTTGCAGATTGGTATGCTACTTCTATTGCAGATGGTTACGATTTTGCAAATGTTTTAGTAAAAACAAGAGAAGGTCGTCCTATTCAGATCATGCCAAATAAAGATGCAAACGGAACTACAAGTGCAAGAGTGCAAGCTTCTGTTTTATCTTTATATGATGAAAAACTTAGATTAAAAGAGCCAACCAAAGCTGGTGAAGTTATTTCATGGGCAGATGCTGATAAAGAAATTGCACAAAAATTAAATAGTTTAAAAGAAGCTGGTAAGCCTGTTGTGTTATTAACAGGAACAATGGCTAGTCCTTCTACTGATAAAATTGTTTCAGAATTTATTGCTGCAAATCCAAATGTAAAACACGTTGTATATGATGCTGTTTCAGAATCTGGTGCTGCAGATGCGATGTTGGCAATGTATGGTAAACGTGTGTTGCCAAATTATCATTTAGACAAAGCAAAAACAATTGTTTCTTTTGGTGCAGATTTCTTAGGAGATTTTCATGGTGGATTTGAAAAATCATTTATGCAAGGTAGAGATCCAAAAACGGGTCATATGTCTTACCATGTGCAGTTTGAGAGTAATATGTCTTTAACTGGAGCAAATTCAGATAAAAGAGTGGTTTTAAAACCTTCTGATCAAGTATTTGCTTTGTTAAACTTATATAGTGCAATTACTGGTAATGCAGTTTCTTCTAAATCAACACCAGTTGATGCTGAAGTAAAAAGAATGGCTGCTGAGTTAAAGAAAGCGGGTTCTAAAGCTGTTGTTTTAACAGGATTAAATGATAAAAATGCCCAATTAGTTGCTTTTGCAATTAATGAAGCTTTAAATAGTGAAATTTTTGATACGAAAAACACATTAAATATCCGTCAAGGAAATGATGTAGAAGTAGCTCAATTAGTTTCAGATATGAAATCTGGTAAAGTTGCAGGATTAATTTCTTACAATGTAGATCCAGTTTATACTTTACCAAATGCATCAGCTTTTGCTGATGGCTTAAAGAAATTAGAATTATCAGTTGCATTATCAACAGAAAATACTGCAACAGCAGATATTTCAAATTTTGCATTACCTGCTCCACATTTCTTAGAATCTTGGGGAGATACTCAGTTTAATGCTGTTACTTATGGATTAATGCAACCAACTATTCAGCCTTTATTTAATACACGTCAATTTCAAGACACTTTATTAAAATGGTCTGGTAGCGCTACAAAATATTACGATTATTTAAAAACTTACGCTGCAGATAATGTTTTAGGAGGTTCTTCATGGAATACTGCTTTACATAATGGTTTTTTTACAACTGAATTAGTTGCAGAAGAATCTACTTTTGAAACTACTGTTTCAGTTGCAGATGCTGCTAATCAATTAGCAAGCTCAGCAAAAAAGGCTACAGGTTTTGAATTAAATTTATATACCAAAACTGGTTTAGGAGATGGTAAGCAAGCAAACAATCCTTGGTTACAAGAATTCCCTGATCCAATTACAAGAGCTTCTTGGGACAACTACTTAACTATTTCTATTGCAGATGCAAAAGAATTAGAGTTTGAAAATCCTGTAAAAGACAATGGAGCTATAGATGGAGATTTTGCTAAAGTAACTGTAAATGGTGTAGAAGTTACAGTTCCTGTAATGATTCAACCTGGGCAGGCAAAAGGTTCTGTAGGTTTAGCATTAGGTTATGGTAAAACTTTTGGTTTAAAAGAAGAAATGCAAGTTGGTGTTAATGCTTATCCTTTATATAATGGAGGCAATAACATTCAATATAATGTTAAGATTGAAAAAGTATCTGGAACTCATAAGTTTGCTTGTACTCAGGTGCAAAAAACTATTGCTGGGCGTCATGATATTTTAAAAGTTGCATCTTTAAAAGAGTACAATACTGTTGCTCCTAAAGATCATCATCATGGATGGAATAAACCATCAATGGTATCTTACGATCATCAAGAAGTAGAAGCAAATACTATTGATTTATGGGATGAGCATAACAGAGAAGTTGGGCATCACTTTAATTTATCAATAGATTTAACATCTTGTACTGGTTGTGGTGCTTGTGTTGTTGCTTGTCATGCAGAAAACAATGTACCAGTTGTTGGTAAGAATGAAGTTAGAGTTGGTAGAGATATGCACTGGTTGCGTATTGATAGATATTATTCTTCTGAAGTAGAAACTAGAGAAGATGCAAAAGAATTAGGATTAAGTAGAGGAGATACTTATAGAGCTTTAGAAACTGAAGCAGAAAATCCTGAGGTTACTTTTCAACCAATGATGTGTCAGCACTGTAATCATGCTCCTTGTGAGACTGTTTGTCCAGTTGCAGCAACATCACATGGTCGTCAAGGTCAAAATCAAATGGCATACAACAGATGTGTTGGTACAAGATATTGTGCAAACAACTGTCCATATAGAGTTCGTAGATTTAACTGGTTTAATTATGCAAATAATAACGAGTTCGATTTTAACATGAACAATGAATATGGTAAAATGGTATTAAATCCAGATGTAGTAGTTCGTTCTAGAGGAGTTATGGAAAAATGTTCTATGTGTATTCAAATGACACAGGCAACTATTCTAAAAGCTAAGAAAGAAGGAAGACCAGTAAATACAGATGAGTTCGAAACGGCTTGTTCATCTGCTTGTACTACTGGAGCTATGGTTTTTGGAGATGTAAACAATAAAGAAGATCAAGTAGCTGCTTTAGCAGAAGATAAAAGAGCTTACAATGTATTAGATTACTTACAGACAAAACCTAACGTAATCTATCAAGTAAAAATAAAGAATACAAACGAAGCGTAA
- a CDS encoding c-type cytochrome — MKSVALHSNLTKVLLKSFTIILFFAFSMSSYSQDIDEARQKEGRKIFKSLCASCHKLDKKLIGPALGGVELRREHDWLKSWIKNNAEFRASGDKDAIAIFEEYNGSVMSAFPQLTDKQIDDIIYYTTVGDPVKKVVGDVAATGAASNGGDAPKWIIYLLAGAIIVAFLMIASLLKQVNELKGNNSPEETSNLKRDLHELWGGLKRNTFLQVLSTIFILLMGAYFVFGTIFKVGVNEGYMPLQPIAFSHKIHAGDNKIECQYCHSSAKHSKHSGIPSVNVCMNCHKNISEVAEGTQVDWDGVTYGKAELDKEIAKVYDAAGWDADALEYTGVEKPVKWIRIHNLPDFAYFNHSQHVTVAGLECQKCHGPVEEYDEMRQFSPLTMGWCIDCHKETKVDLKGNEYYAKIHDELAKKYNVDQVTISQLGGKECGKCHY, encoded by the coding sequence ATGAAAAGTGTAGCATTGCACAGTAATCTAACCAAGGTACTTCTTAAGAGTTTTACAATCATTCTGTTTTTTGCATTTAGCATGTCTTCTTATTCACAAGATATAGATGAAGCACGCCAAAAAGAGGGTAGAAAAATTTTTAAATCTTTATGTGCATCTTGTCATAAGTTAGATAAGAAGTTAATTGGACCTGCTTTGGGAGGTGTTGAGTTACGTAGAGAACACGATTGGTTAAAAAGTTGGATTAAAAACAATGCAGAATTTAGAGCTTCAGGAGATAAAGATGCTATCGCTATTTTCGAAGAGTATAATGGTTCTGTAATGTCTGCTTTTCCACAATTAACGGATAAGCAAATAGATGATATTATATACTACACAACTGTTGGAGATCCAGTAAAAAAAGTTGTTGGTGATGTTGCTGCAACTGGTGCTGCTTCAAATGGTGGTGATGCTCCAAAATGGATTATTTATCTATTAGCAGGAGCAATTATTGTAGCCTTTTTAATGATTGCTAGTTTGTTAAAACAAGTTAATGAGTTAAAAGGAAATAATTCTCCAGAAGAAACTTCTAATTTAAAAAGAGATTTACACGAGCTTTGGGGTGGTTTAAAAAGAAATACTTTTTTACAAGTACTTTCTACAATTTTTATATTGCTGATGGGAGCTTACTTCGTTTTCGGAACAATATTTAAGGTTGGTGTAAATGAAGGTTATATGCCTTTACAGCCAATTGCATTTTCGCACAAAATTCACGCAGGAGATAATAAAATTGAGTGTCAATATTGTCATTCATCAGCAAAACATAGTAAGCATTCAGGTATACCGTCTGTAAATGTTTGTATGAATTGTCATAAAAATATCTCAGAAGTTGCAGAAGGAACTCAAGTCGATTGGGATGGCGTAACTTATGGTAAAGCAGAGCTTGATAAGGAAATTGCAAAAGTTTATGATGCTGCTGGTTGGGATGCTGATGCTTTAGAGTATACAGGTGTTGAGAAGCCAGTAAAATGGATAAGAATACATAATTTACCTGATTTTGCATATTTTAATCACTCTCAACACGTAACTGTTGCTGGTTTAGAATGTCAAAAATGTCACGGTCCTGTAGAAGAATATGATGAAATGCGTCAATTCTCTCCGCTAACAATGGGTTGGTGTATTGATTGTCATAAAGAAACTAAAGTGGATTTAAAAGGTAATGAGTATTATGCCAAAATCCATGATGAGTTAGCTAAAAAGTACAATGTAGATCAAGTTACCATATCTCAATTAGGAGGTAAGGAATGTGGTAAATGTCACTATTAA
- a CDS encoding SPOR domain-containing protein, whose translation MKNKVFFSALFLLFLIGNHTISAQNKTNSSPEIQRIIAKKRSFNKTYGYGYIIQIYYGNETKARSLRNKFRIEFPEVYTKLDYDKPDWKVLVGKYKTKLEADKAVIQFSEKFNGLIVIPLGK comes from the coding sequence ATGAAAAACAAAGTTTTCTTTAGCGCGCTATTTCTTCTATTTTTAATAGGCAATCATACTATTTCTGCACAGAATAAAACCAATAGTAGTCCAGAAATACAACGTATTATTGCTAAAAAAAGATCTTTTAATAAAACTTATGGGTATGGGTATATTATTCAAATATATTATGGTAATGAAACGAAAGCCAGAAGTTTAAGAAACAAATTTAGAATCGAATTCCCTGAAGTCTATACTAAATTAGATTATGACAAACCAGACTGGAAAGTTCTTGTAGGAAAGTATAAAACGAAATTAGAAGCAGATAAAGCTGTTATTCAGTTTTCTGAAAAATTTAATGGTCTAATTGTTATCCCTTTAGGGAAATAA